One Megasphaera elsdenii DSM 20460 genomic window carries:
- a CDS encoding adenylyl-sulfate reductase subunit alpha, with protein sequence MQITSEKLIHTDVLIIGGGTAGCYAALTLRSLSDASVVIAEKADIRRSGCLAAGVNALNAYITKGHTPQFYVDYAKKDAAGIVREDLLLTMSEGLNEVTKKLEDLGLVILKDEQGEYVARGTRNIKINGENIKTILADAVKKLDDVQVINHLNITDYIVRDDTIAGALGFDIRTGTAYEIRAKAVLCATGGAAGLYRPNNPGFSRHKMWYCPFNTGAGYAMGIRAGAEMTTFEMRFIALRCKDTIAPTGTIAQGVGARQINARGEVYEQKYGLTTSQRLYGTVRETLDGNGPCYLGTEGITPAQDESLLKAYLNMAPSQTLKWIESGKLPSQQNVEIEGTEPYVVGGHTASGYWVDTNRQTTIRHLYAAGDVAGGCPQKYVTGALVEGEIAAKDMVRQGLTDATGLDEAQEKAILAEKVAEYNAALGERDSFFTVEQLEEAMQKVMDTYAGGIGSHYQYNEKQLDLADEKIDQLMELAAHVGASDYHELLFVYELRERLTVCKVLIAHLRARKETRWHSFAENLDYPEQSDDWLKYVNSRLGEDGQVHMIYRDLVPGGDVYEHTH encoded by the coding sequence ATGCAGATTACCAGTGAGAAGCTCATCCATACGGATGTCCTCATCATCGGCGGCGGGACGGCCGGCTGTTATGCCGCTTTGACCCTCCGCAGCCTGTCTGACGCCTCGGTGGTCATCGCCGAAAAGGCCGATATCCGCCGCAGCGGCTGTCTGGCAGCCGGCGTCAACGCCTTGAATGCCTATATCACCAAGGGCCATACGCCGCAGTTCTACGTCGACTACGCCAAGAAAGACGCAGCCGGCATCGTCCGGGAAGACTTGCTCCTGACCATGTCCGAAGGCCTCAACGAAGTCACGAAGAAGCTGGAAGACCTGGGGCTGGTCATCTTGAAGGATGAACAGGGCGAATACGTCGCCCGCGGGACGCGCAACATCAAGATCAACGGCGAGAACATCAAGACCATCCTGGCCGACGCCGTCAAGAAACTCGATGATGTCCAAGTCATCAACCACTTGAACATCACTGACTATATCGTCCGCGATGACACCATCGCCGGAGCCTTGGGCTTTGATATCCGCACGGGTACAGCCTATGAAATCCGGGCCAAAGCTGTCCTCTGTGCGACTGGCGGCGCTGCCGGCCTATATCGGCCCAACAATCCCGGCTTTTCCCGGCACAAGATGTGGTACTGTCCTTTCAATACGGGTGCTGGTTACGCCATGGGCATCCGGGCCGGCGCCGAAATGACGACTTTTGAAATGCGATTCATCGCCCTGCGCTGCAAGGATACCATTGCACCGACCGGGACCATTGCCCAGGGCGTCGGTGCCAGGCAGATCAATGCCCGCGGCGAAGTGTACGAACAGAAATATGGCCTGACCACCTCTCAGCGGCTCTATGGCACGGTCCGGGAAACGCTGGACGGCAACGGTCCGTGTTATCTCGGCACAGAAGGCATTACGCCAGCCCAGGATGAATCGCTCCTCAAGGCCTATCTCAACATGGCACCGAGCCAGACCTTGAAATGGATCGAATCGGGCAAGCTGCCGAGCCAGCAGAACGTCGAAATCGAAGGGACTGAGCCCTATGTCGTCGGCGGCCATACGGCCAGCGGCTACTGGGTCGACACGAACCGCCAGACGACGATCCGCCACCTCTATGCAGCAGGTGACGTTGCCGGTGGCTGCCCGCAGAAATACGTCACCGGTGCCCTGGTCGAAGGGGAAATCGCCGCCAAAGACATGGTCCGCCAGGGCCTGACCGATGCGACGGGCCTCGATGAAGCCCAGGAAAAGGCCATCCTCGCCGAAAAAGTGGCTGAATACAACGCCGCCCTCGGCGAAAGGGACAGTTTCTTCACGGTCGAACAGCTGGAAGAAGCCATGCAGAAGGTCATGGACACCTATGCCGGCGGCATCGGCAGTCATTACCAGTACAACGAGAAGCAGCTCGACCTGGCCGATGAAAAGATCGACCAGCTCATGGAACTGGCAGCCCACGTCGGCGCCAGCGACTACCATGAACTGCTCTTCGTCTACGAACTGCGCGAACGGCTGACGGTCTGCAAGGTCCTCATCGCCCATCTCCGGGCCCGCAAGGAAACGCGGTGGCATTCCTTTGCAGAAAACCTCGATTACCCGGAACAAAGCGATGACTGGCTGAAATACGTCAACTCCCGCTTGGGCGAAGACGGCCAGGTCCACATGATTTACCGCGATTTAGTACCAGGAGGGGACGTTTATGAGCATACGCATTAA
- a CDS encoding 4Fe-4S dicluster domain-containing protein has protein sequence MSIRINQERCIGCGQCIDVCPGSLIDRNDQGKAWMHYPKDCWGCVSCVKECPVQAIDFYLGADMGGRGSTMNVTADGHYLHWHIHQADGTEKTITVDRKQANSY, from the coding sequence ATGAGCATACGCATTAATCAGGAACGATGCATCGGCTGTGGCCAGTGCATCGACGTCTGCCCGGGCAGCCTCATCGACCGCAACGACCAGGGCAAGGCGTGGATGCATTATCCCAAGGACTGTTGGGGCTGTGTGTCCTGCGTCAAGGAATGTCCGGTCCAGGCCATCGACTTCTACCTCGGCGCCGACATGGGTGGCCGGGGCAGCACGATGAACGTCACGGCGGACGGCCATTACCTGCATTGGCATATCCATCAGGCCGACGGGACGGAAAAGACCATCACTGTCGACCGAAAACAGGCAAATTCGTATTGA